The following are from one region of the Gossypium hirsutum isolate 1008001.06 chromosome D03, Gossypium_hirsutum_v2.1, whole genome shotgun sequence genome:
- the LOC121215433 gene encoding uncharacterized protein produces MTVTLEINENLSTRYHYGTRRRTKEMDQTLEKLEQLQEQMQAQMQAQMQEKLAKLQQDMEASQRELLNQLKQLTAGGHDKGKSPAVNFGDDHEDPAYPPGFAPTNVQTQPGVYPQRVPVTIRSQYQVGAPVSMNFPTGSGSNPGDNPINPVVLDLDDAAEIEKTRIDLPKQLEDRCKWLEEKFQAMENADYHRGVDAKDLSLVPDLVLPPKFKMPEFEKYNGTSCPEAHITIFCRRMTGYINNDPLLINCFQDSLIESAARWYNQLSRANIHSWKDLA; encoded by the coding sequence ATGACAGTTACCTTGGAAATCAACGAAAATCTGTCAACTAGATATCATTACGGTACTCGCCGGAGaaccaaagaaatggatcaaacACTAGAGAAATTAGAGCAATTGCAAGAACAGATGCAAGCTCAGATGCAAGCTCAGATGCAAGAAAAACTAGCCAAACTGCAGCAAGATATGGAAGCATCCCAAAGAGAATTATTGAATCAATTAAAACAGTTAACGGCTGGAGGGCACGATAAGGGGAAGAGCCCCGCGGTAAATTTTGGGGATGATCACGAAGACCCTGCCTACCCTCCAGGTTTCGCCCCAACTAATGTCCAGACGCAACCAGgggtgtacccacagagggtacctGTCACCATTAGATCCCAATACCAAGTTGGTGCCCCAGTATCGATGAACTTCCCAACAGGTTCAGgctctaatcccggggataatcctaTTAATCCTGTGGTTCTAGATCTCGACGACGCGGCAGAAATAGAGAAGACAAGAATAGACCTGCCAAAACAATTAGAAGATCGTTGTAAATGGTTAGAAGAGAAGTTTCAAGCCATGGAAAATGCTGATTACCATCGAGGAGTAGACGCTAAAGATTTGAGCTTGGTACCTGATCTGGTGCTCCCTCCTAAATTTaaaatgccggagtttgaaaaaTACAACGGGACCAGTTGCCCTGAAGCCCATATCACTATTTTTTGTAGGAGGATGACGGGATACATCAACAATGACCCATTGCTGATAAattgcttccaggacagtttgatagAGTCAGCGGCTAGATGGTACAACCAATTAAGTCGGGCTAACATTCATTCATGGAAGGATTTGGCGTAA